One window from the genome of Micromonospora aurantiaca ATCC 27029 encodes:
- a CDS encoding polysaccharide deacetylase family protein, giving the protein MAGGAGRWDRRTVLRRSALLLGGAVVGSFATAESTWVADRRLPIAGGPASATLGNRHQDVGTGGVQVVWGVRTEEPLVALTFDDGPRPQWTPMVLDTLAEHRVPATFFLVGERAREHAALVRGRMDAHEVGNHSWAHRDLARMDAATVYDDLRRSHDAITAATGSAPRLLRPPWGHLGGSVLYASARLGYRLVLWTLQMVESEFPHDPAGHARRIVADVRPGTIVLGHDVGNDGRLVALRGLPDMIGGLRARGYTFVTVSDLLRRAAAPGAAR; this is encoded by the coding sequence ATGGCGGGGGGAGCGGGCCGGTGGGATCGGCGCACCGTGCTGCGCCGCTCCGCGCTGCTGCTCGGCGGGGCCGTGGTCGGCTCGTTCGCGACCGCCGAGAGCACCTGGGTGGCCGATCGGAGGCTCCCGATCGCGGGCGGCCCGGCGAGCGCCACGCTCGGCAACCGCCATCAGGACGTCGGCACCGGCGGGGTGCAGGTCGTCTGGGGGGTACGCACCGAAGAGCCCCTGGTGGCGCTCACCTTCGACGACGGTCCCCGCCCACAGTGGACCCCGATGGTGCTCGACACGCTCGCCGAGCACCGCGTCCCGGCCACCTTCTTCCTGGTCGGTGAGCGGGCCCGCGAGCACGCCGCGCTGGTCCGCGGCCGGATGGACGCCCACGAGGTCGGCAACCACAGCTGGGCGCACCGCGACCTGGCCCGGATGGACGCCGCGACGGTCTACGACGACCTGCGCCGCAGCCACGACGCGATCACGGCGGCCACCGGCTCGGCGCCCCGGCTGCTCCGCCCGCCCTGGGGGCACCTCGGCGGGTCGGTGCTGTACGCGTCGGCCCGGCTGGGCTACCGCCTGGTGCTCTGGACGCTCCAGATGGTCGAGAGCGAGTTCCCGCACGACCCGGCCGGGCACGCCCGGCGCATCGTCGCCGACGTGCGCCCCGGCACGATAGTGCTCGGCCACGACGTCGGCAACGACGGCCGGCTCGTCGCGCTCCGCGGCCTGCCCGACATGATCGGCGGTCTGCGGGCCCGGGGATACACCTTCGTCACGGTCTCCGACCTGCTGCGCCGCGCTGCCGCGCCCGGGGCGGCCCGGTAG
- a CDS encoding MFS transporter, producing the protein MSPTLSVLVRNRDFRHLFLAELVVFGADWFVMVPLLVLLPDLTGSGVWGALVLAVDTGTTALLLPYAGTIADRFDRRKVMMVANVGALAGVLLLLGVRSAGTAWLALAAIALVAVAKAFYSPAAQAALPNVVDPEDLAAGNAVAGSAWGTMTVVGASLGGILSAVAGPYASFWVAAVGLVAAAGLAALIRRPLQAPRDPAATVPRTWAAIREALRYIAHRPRVLALVTVKSAVGLGNGVLTVFPLLAGVYGVGAVGAGLLFAARGAGALVGPIMMRRVLSNRAWLLTGLALSMSLYGLAYLGASVVTWFPLVLVLVFLAHLGGGSNWVLSNYALQGEVPDRLRGRVFATDMMLATLAIAVSQLVVALVVDRVDERTVLAGCGLVTVVYAIGWRFATRRLSLTDPVDAPAPERAA; encoded by the coding sequence GTGTCACCCACCCTCTCGGTCCTCGTCCGCAACCGCGACTTCCGCCATCTGTTCCTCGCCGAGCTGGTGGTCTTCGGCGCGGACTGGTTCGTCATGGTGCCGTTGCTGGTGCTGCTGCCCGACCTGACCGGCAGCGGTGTCTGGGGCGCGCTGGTGCTGGCGGTGGACACCGGCACGACCGCGTTGCTGCTCCCGTACGCCGGAACGATCGCCGACCGGTTCGACCGCCGCAAGGTGATGATGGTGGCGAACGTGGGCGCGCTGGCCGGTGTGCTGCTGCTGCTCGGCGTGCGCAGCGCCGGCACGGCCTGGCTGGCGCTGGCGGCGATCGCGCTGGTGGCGGTGGCGAAGGCGTTCTACTCGCCCGCTGCCCAGGCCGCGCTGCCGAACGTGGTCGACCCGGAGGACCTGGCCGCGGGCAACGCGGTCGCCGGCTCGGCGTGGGGCACGATGACTGTGGTCGGGGCCTCGCTCGGCGGCATCCTGAGCGCCGTCGCGGGCCCGTACGCCAGCTTCTGGGTGGCGGCAGTCGGCCTGGTCGCCGCCGCGGGCCTGGCCGCGCTGATCCGCCGGCCGTTGCAGGCGCCGCGCGACCCGGCGGCGACGGTGCCGCGCACCTGGGCGGCGATCCGCGAGGCGCTGCGCTACATCGCCCACCGCCCGCGCGTGCTGGCGCTGGTCACGGTCAAGTCGGCGGTCGGCCTGGGCAACGGCGTGCTCACCGTCTTCCCGCTGCTCGCCGGGGTGTACGGGGTGGGCGCGGTCGGCGCCGGGCTGCTCTTCGCCGCCCGCGGCGCCGGAGCCCTGGTCGGCCCGATCATGATGCGCCGGGTGCTGAGCAACAGGGCCTGGCTGCTCACCGGCCTGGCACTGTCCATGTCGTTGTACGGCCTGGCCTACCTGGGCGCCTCGGTGGTGACCTGGTTCCCGCTGGTGCTGGTCCTGGTGTTCCTGGCCCACCTGGGCGGCGGCAGCAACTGGGTGCTGTCCAACTACGCGTTGCAGGGCGAGGTGCCGGACCGGCTGCGCGGCCGGGTCTTCGCCACCGACATGATGCTGGCGACGCTCGCCATCGCGGTGAGCCAGCTCGTGGTGGCGCTCGTGGTGGACCGGGTGGACGAGCGCACCGTGCTGGCCGGCTGCGGCCTGGTCACCGTCGTGTACGCGATCGGCTGGCGGTTCGCCACCCGGCGGCTCTCGCTCACCGACCCGGTCGACGCGCCGGCCCCCGAGCGCGCCGCCTGA